In the Planctomycetaceae bacterium genome, one interval contains:
- a CDS encoding enolase C-terminal domain-like protein: protein MNTTTFRPQRLFIYRSAAAMRTFEHAAATRDVAESIVVRVEFSDGLAGWGQTLPRPYVTGETLESVAADLENILWPHVADKPLTDQDAPPFVSGRACSTGCAPDPKTRGASPAANDGLPDLAMPLTDPSGRCINAAACAMDLACLRRIQGATGLPPLRRTIESRVSGVLGSRNVAKTAKRTRLMRLAGLRDFKLKLGLGDDLDRQNLAAVLRLIGRDIHAGGCTLRVDVNGGWNIDETPARVEELKALGICAVEQPAYIPAAAFVELARKCSLPLIADEALLTKDDANTLLTEPQKIWWNIRLSKNGGLVNSLLLAHRAAAAGVTWICGAMVGESSILSAAQRRLLQYAPPARFIEGNYGRLLVKEDLTPRSLRFGYAGKLKPLPAPTPTHPLGISIDPARVLRCSQLLARLEA, encoded by the coding sequence TTGAATACGACCACGTTCAGACCGCAGCGCCTGTTCATCTATCGGTCCGCCGCGGCGATGCGCACCTTCGAGCACGCCGCCGCCACGCGCGACGTCGCCGAGTCTATCGTCGTTCGCGTCGAATTCTCCGACGGTCTGGCCGGATGGGGCCAGACCCTCCCCCGCCCCTACGTCACCGGCGAAACTCTCGAATCCGTCGCCGCCGACCTGGAAAACATCCTCTGGCCGCATGTGGCAGATAAGCCCCTTACAGATCAAGATGCTCCACCCTTCGTTAGCGGTCGAGCTTGCTCGACGGGTTGTGCCCCAGACCCTAAAACGCGCGGGGCAAGCCCCGCCGCTAACGATGGTTTGCCTGATCTCGCCATGCCCTTAACCGACCCCTCCGGACGCTGCATCAATGCCGCTGCCTGCGCGATGGACCTGGCGTGCCTGCGACGCATCCAAGGCGCAACCGGCCTGCCGCCGCTGCGCCGAACTATCGAGTCGCGAGTCTCGGGAGTTCTGGGCAGCCGCAACGTCGCCAAGACCGCCAAACGCACCCGCCTGATGCGCCTGGCCGGACTGCGCGACTTCAAGCTCAAGCTCGGACTGGGCGACGACCTCGACCGCCAGAACCTTGCTGCCGTGCTGCGCCTGATCGGACGGGATATCCACGCCGGAGGCTGCACCCTGCGCGTGGACGTCAACGGCGGTTGGAACATTGACGAAACGCCCGCACGCGTCGAAGAACTCAAAGCCCTCGGCATCTGCGCCGTCGAACAGCCTGCATACATCCCGGCGGCAGCGTTTGTCGAACTCGCCCGCAAATGCTCGCTGCCGCTGATCGCCGACGAAGCCCTGCTGACGAAAGACGACGCCAACACGCTGCTGACCGAACCACAGAAGATCTGGTGGAATATCCGCCTGAGCAAGAACGGCGGCCTCGTCAACTCGCTGCTGCTGGCCCATCGGGCAGCCGCCGCCGGCGTCACCTGGATCTGCGGCGCCATGGTTGGCGAGAGCAGCATTCTCTCTGCCGCCCAGCGCCGCCTGCTGCAGTACGCCCCTCCCGCGCGGTTCATTGAAGGCAACTACGGCCGCCTGCTGGTGAAAGAAGATCTCACCCCCCGCTCGCTGCGATTTGGCTACGCGGGCAAACTCAAACCTCTGCCCGCCCCAACGCCCACCCACCCCTTGGGGATCAGCATAGACCCCGCCCGCGTCTTGCGCTGCAGCCAACTCCTGGCCCGCCTGGAAGCGTGA
- a CDS encoding PTS sugar transporter subunit IIA: protein MPREQMTDKQVSAYLQMDLREVQKLASRGVIPCRKSGQRLVFVKGEIDHWVEQRLHEMDRRRLRDIGRGVSAHHGFDHETLLAAPMIPIGGIAVPMHARTRESVLRHLVGLAGELIYNADHVLAEIRAREEICSTAMIPGVALPHPRHPLEYDIAESFVTVGLTHSGVPFGAVDGSLTRLYFLICCKDERTHLHVLARLSAMLHDGKFVQDLLECPDSDTMRAMLLEREEVVLSGA, encoded by the coding sequence ATGCCCCGCGAACAGATGACCGACAAGCAGGTGTCCGCTTATCTGCAGATGGACCTGCGCGAGGTTCAGAAGCTCGCCTCGCGCGGGGTCATTCCCTGCCGCAAGAGCGGGCAGCGCCTGGTGTTCGTCAAGGGCGAGATCGACCACTGGGTCGAGCAGCGCCTCCACGAGATGGACCGCCGCCGCCTGCGCGACATCGGCCGAGGCGTCAGCGCGCATCACGGGTTCGACCACGAGACCCTGCTGGCGGCGCCGATGATCCCCATCGGTGGCATCGCCGTGCCCATGCACGCGCGGACGCGGGAGTCGGTCCTGCGCCACCTGGTGGGCCTGGCGGGCGAACTGATCTACAACGCCGACCACGTCCTGGCCGAAATCCGCGCCCGCGAAGAAATCTGCTCGACGGCGATGATTCCCGGCGTCGCCCTGCCGCACCCGCGCCACCCGCTGGAGTACGACATCGCCGAGAGCTTCGTAACCGTCGGCCTCACGCACAGCGGCGTGCCCTTCGGGGCCGTCGACGGGTCGTTGACGCGACTGTACTTTCTGATCTGCTGCAAAGACGAGCGCACGCACCTGCACGTGCTGGCCCGCCTCAGCGCGATGCTGCATGACGGTAAATTCGTGCAGGATCTGCTCGAATGCCCCGACAGCGATACGATGCGAGCGATGCTGCTCGAGCGGGAGGAGGTCGTGCTTTCCGGTG